aatatcttgagTCATTGATACGCTAACTTGAGTACAATTATTGGTTATTCTTCCCATTTCTCTTTATCCTGAAATATTGTAGCTAATAATGTGgagcatatttattttcaatagtCCTGATTTTGACTCTTCAAAAGCTCCTCCAGTTATAATCTTGTTAGTTTAATGTAGAAtgtgttaaaaattatttctatgttaacagttaaagttttctttttgtgctttagGGAGAATAGCTGCTCTGAACATGctaaagaaaacaactgaactCACCTCAGTTCCTTATTACTGGACCATCCTACAAGGCAGAACCATCAGATATGCAGGTAAGCAAACAAACTCACTAAGGTTTCTTATTTTATCTGTAACTGGAAGAAGCTGCTGTGTGCTCTGGTCTTTTCCAGGTTATGGGGAGGGATACACTGAGATAATAATGAAAGGAAACTATGAGTTTGAGGAGAGGAAGTTCCTGGCCTTGTATATCAAGTAGgttgagagaaagaaaatctaattttaaagaaaagcaagcagattcagtttgtattttttgttttctttaggaATGATGAGGTCATAGCAGCGGTGGGCCTGGATTATGATCCTGTGGTGTCTGCTGTGGCCGAGAGGCTCCTATCAGGGAAAGTCATCACAAAGAAAGAGGCTCAGTATGCAAACTCTTCAGATTATTCATccttttttaattcttttaatttattttaagaatgaaaaaaagaatgaagggATATTTCTTCACTTCAATaccaaaaatagcaaaaaaataaatactaattttATTGGATTCACCCTAAGGCAGTGGTATCAAAGTTATTTTCACTTTGACCGGTTGTGCCCGAATGCAttgataaaatgctttaaactgttaaaatatcactAAAAAGATGGTTGTTCCAGCATTCaacaaatgtttcttaaaattaaattaattaatttattttgcaataaaaattaaagattttttagtgttaatttagaaatatttgtaaggaatttttatgatattttctCTAATACATGATGTTAACTGTGACTTTTTCTTAATCGCTGTATCGCTCAcggactataacttgacatcaagtaaggttgaggcagcagtcacttaaaaaCCCAACGTTTTTGgataattttgagaaaaaattgcaaaaaaaaaaaagataaaatatctgtaaaaatgtGGGGATTTGTTGAATTTGCGTGAATTTTGaggatttgtgaaaaactggagggattTATTGAcgtaatttggagtctagatGGCCTCATAAAAAAGCTACAGAGTTTGACACAAATGCTGttgaccctttgcaactacGTCACCAAATCATTCgaggcgccatgatggacgtcTGAAGTGAAGATCCGGCGTATTGAACTGAGCGACTGAAATTGCTTTctcaagttgtttttgtcagtttattcatggcttcCACTTATTCAagtcaagctaatttgtctAGCAGACCAGGTTGCGGCTCACAGACGGCGGTATTTACAAAAGTTTAAGCCAGCTAGTTTACAAAGCGACCCATTCCTCCTCCTTCTTTACGTTTTGATCAAATTGCCGACTTTGCCAGAATTCAAACcacatgatttatatcactGTGTCATAAGCAGCGTCTCCCCTTGACATTAAAAACGTACAAAACAAAAGACGAGATGCTAACAGATTTTCCTTATACCTGCAGCGGCACTGTCTCCATGCTTGCACATGGTTAGACCCGTGTCTTCTCCATAAAGCAATATTTCATATCTTTCTAATTATACTTGCATATAAAGTACATGAACCCAAATCTTCTTACCTTCTAAAAAGCTGCAAATCCGCGGTTGCACCGAGGGCTGAGCCTGACAGTCATTAAGACTGACAGCTGCAATCCATCGCCGCCGccatctttcctcattaaaaattgtacaataaaatgacaTGTTTGGTTTCTATCCTTCTCTGTTCGTGCAGCCGACCGCGCAGCGTCCTATGACCATTTATgaagtgaaatcaactaaacAGAAGCGATATTAGACTATCGGCTGCCTGAATTTTTGACGTCCGTCATGGCGGAGTGGGCGGGGTTTCGAAGAGTgtgacgtcacgtgcaaagGGTCAATCAGGGCTGATGTGACAGGATGGTccaacatattttgaaaaaagagcagcaaaatgaaaatgttttttgttttgtcttattgttgtttttataatgtgAGTCACctttttccaccattttttgACAGGTCGGATGATCCCAGTTGGCTTCAGGTTACCTGATCTGCATTAAAGCAGTCTGAAGATTAAAATATGACAGGACTTCACACCACACCtccatgtttttgtgttctgGTGCTGGAAGACTATTCACAGCAGGGAGTCCAACACAACTGATACCTCAAATAGATGCAGCTTTGGGTCTTTTTTAGtccaaaatgctgtttttttaacttaataaacTCTGTACAGGAGTGTCTGAGTGGGTTTCTTTTGATATGATGTATATCATGTCTTACTACGtttttgatataaaaatgcAGACTTTGGAACTGCTGGTGCAACATAACCGGGGTAGAAGGTTGCGGGGGGCTTTGGATGGACAGGATTAGCAGAACAGAGAGGAGGTGGTTAGCTCTTTGAAACAGAGATGCTGAAGCAGGCAACAATAACAAAGCATGGGGAAAAACAGGCCTCCAGGAAGCTGCACACAAAGCCGCTGCGACCGACACTTCACCACAAAAATACTGTTCTTATGTTTATTAGATTATCCCTGCAAACCTAGGAAATATCTTATTCTATTTCGTAATAATCATACATACAGATTACAGCACATAgaattttgtctttgtgttaaTCTATTCTGACACCTGCTGTTCACCTGCGGTACTGATCCACCATCTGAAACATCGAAATAGATCCCAATAATACTGAGATACCGTCTTTGTGTTACTTTTGAATAagcaagtaaaataaaattgctgtttgatgtaaaattatataaattccACAATCAGATTGTTGTTGCTCCTGTGGGAAGAGTTTAGGTTCAATGTCACATCAGCAACAAGTTTTctcaagagaaaaatatttaaaactaaaattaaccattatttaaaatttcccaaataatccaatttaaatgttttatgactaATAGTAAATAGACAAGCATGTGCGAGCTTTTATGAGGAAAAAGGGATAAAAATGTTCCTACCATTGTCAATTTCTTCCATTTTCGGGATTTCATAAGGATTTGTAATCCCTATAGACTTTCACTCTTGAAATAGTAATAGGGATTTGACGataaactaacacaaagtaCTACACAGCTGTGAAGTTATGCAATTAACAGCGGTTAAGAAATCTACATATTATTTGTGTAacaactataaaataaaatagaaattgtgTTTCCACATGTCACAGcatttagtttgtattattagacatacatacatatacgtTATGTATAAATGTCATTATGATGCTAGTTTggtgctcttgggggccccctaGTGGTGCGGCGGTCTTTATCAGCCACTTAACTTGAATATGCCTTTACACTGATTTTAAATGTCCATTTTGCAATACTTTCCTTTAAGGGTAAGAGGAGTAAAATCCTCAGTTAAGATTTTCAGAAGGATGAGTcgctgtaattatttttattgcatggcaaaacaaaagcagaactgAACATACAACTTGTAAGTAAGTCAGAGTTGATTTGTGAGCCACCTGATGGTGTTCATTTGGATGAAGTCTTCATTTCTCCTTGTCTCATGGCATACTGGGCTTCTTTCAGTAAAGCCTCTCTGTGTGCGATGTACCGCTGTCGCCTGTTGGCTCTGTAGCGCTCTagtcttttctcttcctcctgcgGGTCCGGCAGCGCTCCTTCCCACCTCAGGCTGGCCATGTCCTGGTTGGCAGCCTTCATCAGATGTCCAGGAACTTTGTTGTTGCTGATTGTATGAGAGGCTGACAGGTGGCTCTTTGCATCCTTTTGTCGTTCTTTTGCCTTCCCGGCACCCCGAGAGAAATTATCCTTGGGTTTCGTACCGGTAGCTCTAAACTTGGAAAGCTGAGTTTGACCTGGATCTTGAGGGGCCAGTTGGGATATTGGAGATAAACTCCCAGGATTATCTGCAGGCAGGCAACATAAACATGTAATCTCTTgcacatttacagacaaagcTGACAAAATTGAATGGGCTACTGACCAGGGTTATAATAGTTTGAGTCTTtcattatagtttagttttatttcattgtgtttttgtttgtctaattcagcTAGCTTAAATTATATATTCATATCGacactttttattattacttagttattttataattattagaGCCTTGCAACAATTATTTTGCTCAATATGTACATTTTCAAGAATGACAGTGAAGATTGTCTatgtctaattatttttaagagtgtgcttgctatttttttataagttattattagttaaatattgtttagttttcatTAGTTATAGTAGTAGTCTTAGTTTAGTTATTTCaagctttttaattttgtttataaaaactagcttctgtattttatgtgacactATGTAAAAACTCAGTTATGTTGGATATATGGATTATTTTAACATGGTAACtatgttgttttaaagttttaaacttaGCTGGAAGTGGAAGATGTTGTCCAGTTCCAAATGTGTTGTTATATAATCAGTGATGTTGACTTTAACACTATTTTATTAAAGCTACAAGTCCAACCATTGCATATCAAATTAATACAATGCTTGCAGCTGAAGAATAAACATAGTGCCTTGTTGTCTATAAGCTCCACTGATTTTGTGAATAGCCCTATCATGATCTTAAACGCATTTTTAATCcatgaaaaagtcaaaatgattACCTCTTAGTTTTGAATCAGCAGCAGTAGcgttatttctctttttgttcttcctgaGGTTCGAGACCCTTGGTGGCAGCAGTTTGTTACATTTACCCTCATCTGCCATGATGGTCTTTGAAATGCGCCTGCGCAGACGTCGTTAACAACGATTTAGAACAGAAAAtggcacaaataaaaaaaacaatattgcaTTACTTTCACGAATATTAGTAGCTTTACTCTTTAGATTACGTTGAGTTGGAATGAAATATTCTCGTAAATCCCAGAGGATGTTTCGCAgctactttttctgtttgttccgGAACCAACGTTTCCCCATGGCAACATAACACACGCCTCTTAGAGACGAGCCCTGTTTTGGTGACAAGTGtctattttattatatttgtacaattttaagtttttatttatttgatgacTTCTTTTTTATGCCACACACTGCTTCTTTTATTAAGAAAACCAACGTGAAAGCCTTCAACTATGTTTAAACTCGAAACAAAATTACATGTAAATAATCCCACCAAGAACCAATAAATTGAATGACCCCGACGTGATTTGAACACGCAACCTTCTGATCTGGAGTCAGACGCGCTACCGTTGCGCCACGAGGTCATGACGTAAGTTCCCCTCAACGTGGTATAAAAACACTATACATAATAGAGTACGAACTGTAGACTGTGAGtgtttcaaatatatttgaagaGTGATGAAAAATAATCCGCTGATTGCAAAATTAATACAGTTTCTCTTTCAGTGCATATTAAATCGGCTGAAACTGCACGTTAAGCTTCGTCTGATTAAAAATGAAGCCATAAATATCACAACAAGTAGACATATTCAGCCATGTCAGAGACTAGGAAGGACATTTTCAGGTGTTTAACTGTAACatacaaaaatgtggaaatttagTTTAACCACTTACTTCAGAAATACATCTCATCATACAATTAATAGTTTTGCTTATGTTGCTGATGTCACAAAAAGCTGCTATTCTAATCAATATTCGATTTACTGTAACCttaaaaactgattaataaGACCGTAAGAACTAAAATTAATCCCAAAAAGCAGTGACAGGTGATGATTAATGGATTGGAAGCAGAAGAGTTTGGGGACCAGAGTATTAAACTATATCACAGGTGCACAGATATCATTCTCTATGCCTGATTTCTGATTTTAGAACTGCCAAAGCATCTTATTAAACTCCAAGAAGACAtgaactgttaaaatgttaaacaaggaaaacattttaaatatgcagaaCACCAGAACTTAAATACTGACACTGGACAAAGCTGGAAAGCTTACCTTAATAAGTGCAACTATAAACCCTACTAATGTTGATCTGTActactgtatgtttttttttcagttcatgatttcttttgttttttgattacaaaaaatatgtttggtaATAAAACAATGTAGGAATACAAAGAGTAAATCTGTACATTACTCTTCTGCTCAGAAGATCAAAAAAATTGGAGGAAACTTAATCTAGCTCTATGCTGCCGAGGAAAATTCTGCATCtttttaagcaattttaaaacatctaaaatgtatttttgagacttttttaaaaaaaataaaacgtcacTGACAGGAATATATCTATTTAGGggaagtaagaaaaaaacaaaacacagtatTCTGTCCTTTTAACATGCCACATATCTTGCCTCACAGCTTCCTCAATGTGGATTTCAAAGGGAGTTTTCATCCTGTTCCTGTTCCACAGAGTTTTCATTTAGGCACATCTCACATCTCTgtgcacagaaacaaacagatggactttaattgaataattaaaGCAAACATGGATATTTTGAGAAGTACTAGCGCAGCTATAACCACGCTAACCCTACCAAATTTTACTGAAGTGGTAGTTTATGTTCACACTGTTTTTTCACACTGCTATTTTTGTATCTGCCAAAAATAGCTCAGTCAAAGCCTAAACAAGTCTTTCCTGCTTATGTATTTCCCCACACTTCTGAAATGCACCAGAGCTGCAGGAAGAAAGAGGATAAATCATCATGCTGACTCAGAAATGACACGTAGCATTTATCCATGCTGGAGTGACAAAGTTCACGCTGTGATACAGACAcgatacaaaatgttttccttcagccTTTCGCCTTAAAACTGACACAGCTTATCTGAATTTATCTGAATCAGAAATTCAGATAAACTGTCTGTATTATGGGGGGGAAATACAGACAGAGAAgtgaagcagttttaaaaagcCAATGTGTTTCAGCAGTTCAAGTGAATGGGAAGGTCGTTACTCTGAGTGAAAATTTGGTTACATGTTCTGTTTCtcgtttcacacaggaagattaTTTGTGACGCACTGCCTCCAACCTAAAATTCTGTTTGATTAATTGTGagcattttcacaataaatctAAACATCAAGGCACTTTAAATTTAGTACAAGCAGGGACGGCTGGTATAAGTGGGCTAGTAGGGCTAAGCCCTCCCTgacatttacaataaagttattaaaataaacaacttaaaattaaatacctaaaaataaatacattttagaaataatgtatcacattttgttaaattttcaacaaaCCTGGTGTCAAAGCGCCTGGGGAAAatcccggggtctttctgcccCCTCGGTTTGTGGCTCATTGGGGCTAATTTTGGTCAGTCAGGGTCAGCCAGCGGCCACAGGATTCATCCAATCAGGATGGACTTTCCTCAGTTcgagtgtgtgtgggcgtggtcTGGCGTAGACTGAGAAGGAACGATGGCGAGAAATATTAGCATAAACGAGGTGGattatttaacctttttgcATCCCAGAAAAGTCGTTGGAGtgaatttctctttaaataaggtaggtctcatttaaaaacatattgtatCTTGTTACTTTTTATCAGTGTGATTGTACGGAAGCACATTGCTATCacgcaggaaaaacaaaatttcaagcACTATTACGTTATAACGTGATACGTATCTTTTTTAAACGTGATAGTAATCTTAAAACAAGATATGTATCATGTTTAAACAAGATACGTATCATGTTGTAACATAACGCTCAGAATTATATATACATACCCTTCAAATGTCACCACCAGCCGCCACTGAGTGCAAGACAAacaaattcagttcaattcagttcataATGTTGATTGGGCAGTAGTAATCCATTAAGTTCAATTCAATAATACAATGAGAAATACAATGAGAAATCCCACAAGGTGAGGAAGCATGTgacgacagtggagaggaatgACTCCCTTTTAGCAGAAGAAACCAACAGCAGAGCTATGAGAGTCCATCTGCATGTTTGAGAGCAAAGAACAAAagtacaagaaaaacacaaaactatgGTCGAGGAGAGATttctatgaaaaaaacaacatgtgcACAGAGGAAGCTCAGTTAGCATAAGTCCAGTTAGCATTATCCTTAAGAAAAGTTATGTGGAACCACTTGacataacatttttaagtaaGTCCAATAAGTATATTTGTGAGTGCAgtattagaaagaaaatagttgaacAAAAATTGCTGAGACACAACAGTGTACTTTTGATTTGTCTGGGAAACAAACTGGGACAAAGACAtgattattgtaaataaaactgtgttaAAACAAAAGGTATTCGTAGCATTATCTCGACTGATTTCTGTGTTGTTGGAAGAAGATaaagctaaaaacagaaaacacggAAAACTGAAGTTATTCTCCATcatttaattagaaataaatcagaaatacaTACATGGAGAGTAGTAGGAAAACGTTTTACAGTAGTATAAACCAATAGCAGCTACTGACATATTTTAGGGTAGCCTAAACTCTCTCCTCTCAGACTAGATGTTTGTTTCAACTAATCTGGCCATAAACTAAATGGAACGTAAGAAGTTAACTGTTTAAGACATTGTGAATCAACTTAAAAATCCAGATGTATCGAAGTGCACTGGGATGTGCTCACAGCATAATTGTTGacagttttacagcttttaaagGCATACCAAGTTAGATTCAGGAGTTTGCATAAGATAAATGTCAGCTCAGTAGTGCAAATGAAGGGGGGTAACCTTACTGCTATCCCTCCAAACCAGAGAGAAATTAGATCATCTTACAAGCTGAGATATGGTGAATAAAATAGAGATGTAGAGTGCAGCTTATTCCAAGGACTGAATCTATCTGACACCTTTTATTATCATCTTCCTATAGTGCTAGtcaccaaaaatatttgcataacagttaaaataaaagacaaactttaACGCTTCAATAGGAGGAAAATAAAGTGAAGATTTATATTGTTCCCAGTTTGTTGTCTGCACTCATCCTAATGTTGTGTTATAATGAACATTACTGATTCATAATGATCTCAAGCCTCATGAATCCTGGTAAAGGACACTGTGTATGACTCTTGAATCTGTGAAAGTGACACGCTGAGACCCAGCAATGAGCAAAGTGATTAACAGTTCCCCTGAAACAGCTTGACACGGGTCAAGTGTTGAACTTTATGCAAATTGCAAACTCACAAAGAAGCAGGAAAGTGAACAATTTGTGTAATTGTCAAAGAAAACCGACTTTTATAGGATTGCATTTGGTTAAATGGGTCAATAAAGCAATCATAAACCCGACTATGATTTGCTGCGTGTGCTCACTGAGTCAGGTGACAGTGAGGAAGCAGTTTTTTcgactgcagcagctgcagagtgaCAAGCCCAGGTtctcagcagacagaaaaagaagacagGCCATACAGTCCTAAAATGTGTGTGTCGGCATGCGTCAGCTTGGAAAGGGTAAGAAGTTCATCCCAACCTGCTGATGTCTCCACAGGGCAACCGCAGCTGGTTAATAGcaccacaaaaacaacttttgtgcAATTAGTGCtggatcaaaatgaaaacatgtcagcTCCTTTTCCAGCATGTTCGTGCTAAACCTACCTGAATGTCGACAGGTTGgaataaacatttgtttctctttccatAACAAATGAAGTATAGAGGATCTGCAGCTTTCCATCAGAGCCAGAAAATCgatacattttctgttcaaagaAGCTGGCTcatatattcattttattaaggctgcgttcacacagcAGCCTGATGGGACCCATTTCAAACATGACATGTACGTGATCTCCAGTTTGAAATGCAAACGATCTAACTGTGTCCTGTATGCGCAGTGGAGGCCGAAATAATGTCACACAGAGAGCGTCTCAGTGTTTTACCAACTGCCATAAAACAGTAGTGCTCAGTAAAAGTcgatgctaacggtggagcgtTTCTTACAGTTTTGGTGTTGCCTGACTGAAGCCAACACATTAACAATTTGTTCCTCTTTATCGTCCGCcatggttgtttgttttcttccagcttGTGCGTATCAGGAtgcagaatagtgacgtttgtcgagtatcagtgacgttcaggTCAGATGAATGTGACCTGGCCGTACAGActcaggtcacatttgaaaagatcagatacgtATCGGATGTCCAAGTGGTCTGGGACGCATTCGGAAAAAATCCGATCTCTGTTGTTCAGACTATCATGAAAAGATGAAGTAGCCCAAAAGATAGAATTGGGttacttcaggctgcagtgtgaacgcagccttaTTTTCTAGAAGGCCACGCCAAGCTAACTCATTTTAACCAGCTAAAAAAGACTCGGTTAATTTCCTTGATTTCCTTTTCATCTTAACTCATCGGTTTTAAGACATAATGCAAATTACTTGCTGACCCAGAACTGAATGAGACAGTAGCAAACAgcaactttgttttattgttttcatgacATTATTTTAGGCTCAAACATGTCCGACTTTCCCCATCAAACTACTGAATACCAGCCGCACACAGTGGAGCTCGGATTGCCATGCAATATTTGAATATCAAATAAGCGCTGCACATGTGCCTCAACGTCACTAAAAGgaagaaagcacattttaaccccaaaatcaatcaatcaaacaaacaagattaaatttatgcaaataatTATGGCTACCAGGTAAAATTAGGCGGTTACAGTATCTGGACTGGACTAATTTTCCTCCTACTTGACTTTATCTGTGATAGTTTGTTTTCACTCCTCAATACAGCAGCTTTTTTAAACCAGGGGATTCCCCAAGGGTTGATACCTGGTCCGTTATAATTTGTATGCTGCATTTCACTTATCAGATATTATTCAGTAACTtatacatatttgtattttcagcCACATTTACATAAGTTATCCACCTTTCCTTAGTTCATCTGCCAAAGGATTGGCTGGCTGATAATTTCCTCTCTTCATTACggtaaaatagaaacaattatTATAGCTCACACTTTATGAAATACTGAAGTTACGTCCACCAGAGCACAGCATTGCTTAAACTTCTTCAGAATAATGAATGCGTTGATATTGTATTAAAACTTTGTGACTCAGGAGGTTCAAGCAAAGAGAACCTGCTAAActatttctgatttttcagaataaattgtTTATATTAGACATTTGCAGCTAGTTTAGCACTCCTTAAACAAAGAACTAGAATATGATTTGCCAAATGTGGTATTTTATAATCTTGGTTACTGTAAACTAaagttaaaagtcaaaattttttgtGTGCTTAAATACAGTTCTGTTGACATAAGGTGAAGGATGTTGGCTTCAGTAGAAGAAATGACACACCTCTTAGTGATCACTACATTTTTAGCTACCAGCATGTCACAGCTATGAAAacaaagttatgtttttttcatttcaaatgtcaGAAGTGGTGGTATTTTAAGGCTTCAACTTCTGCCTATTGGCTGGTTAGCATTGGCATCAACAAAGTTTATCAGCGAGCTGAatacaaggaaaacaaaatatatacatatatatatatatatatatatatatatatatatatatatatatatatatatatatatatatatatatatatatatttctgattttaattatgttAGTTTTGGTCCTCCTTAATGGTGTGACCAGAAATATGCCAgaaatgctataaaaaaaacccaaccctGAAATATgacaagtttaaaacaattctCCAAAGAAGAGCGGGTAAATTTTCCTTAATTACATTGTAATAAATGTATACATACAATGTACAATGTGTGCATTTCCAGTACTAATGCTTCCACTGTGTTGTCCTCACGTTTCCAAGTGAAACGTTGCAATCTGCTGCCTCATTGCGTGCAGTTCGTCCTGCGTGAGCTCGCCACTGACGTGCGTTCCTCGTGATGCCTACGTCATGACGCTGCCAGCTGATCGGAGTGGAAAGCCGGGTTGTGCGTGTGGACTGggcgtgtgaatgtgtgtgagatATAGAGGGAGGGAGGACTGGGACAGACAGGAGTTGAGTAAAAAAcggggaaaaggaaaagaagagggGTGAAGTCCTGCGCTGCGTCCGCCGCGGTTCCGACGATAAAAAACGCTCCAGATGCCAGAAATCCACTCAGACCTTTAAATACTGTGCAGTCGTGTGGGAGAAGGAAATCCACAGACACCGACACACCCTGGAAAAGCTCCAGGGAGGACTCCGCGGGGAGCAGTGGGCGAGGCGGAGCGCCTAACTCCGGCGGAGCGCTCCGGATGAGCCGGGGAGCGGGCAGGAGCAGCAACCCGGCGGCTGGTGCTGAAGGTGGGATTGGATGAATCCGTTCTGTCtgactctctctctcactctctcccCCACAATCTGCTCGGTTCTTTCAGCCTGCTTTAGCCCGTGGTGGCTTCATGACCcagtttgtattaaaatgttctcTGGGAAACGCATTAttcatgtgattttcacatCTATACGCTagattgttgcttttttccgCCTTATTTTTCATGTCTCTGAGCTTCATGGGGATTTAGATCGGTTGTTTTAGGAGTTCTGGCTGAAGGCCTGCTGCCTTTCAGACCCTCTGACTCTGAGGAGCTAAGATTTCACAAGAAATCTCACATTTAGTCCGGATAAGCTGTAAACTGAcagtttaataatttcttataaaaacattcaaccaGTTTAAGTGTTTTTCATCACATAATACCTATAACCACACAAATGTAACACAAAATGGGTAAAAATGAATTCAGATGAGGAAGCTTGCTAGTCAAACAGGCAGTTTATGTTGAACAAATGTTATAATGCAAGCTGGAAATGTTCTAACTTTCTTCTTCCAGACCTGGACTAAGCCACCAAGAAAGGCCTTCATCTGAAGCTTCTTTAAAATGTGCTGAGTTCATGACAGGCCAAGGAGAAGGCCTGCGCTCAAGTAGGCGATAGGTGAATAACTGAGGCAGTCATTTCTCAGAAATGCAGTGACACCAGCAGTTATTTGGCAGGGATGGAAAATTCTTCAAGTTTATTTGGATGTTTATGAGAACGAGAAGTATGTTCCGAAAAGCAGGGGACTTAAAGTATTTAGCCCTCCAGGTCCATCGTGGAGCTCTGCTGAAGCGCTTAGTAGACAAAAATCATGTATGGCCAGTTCTTCTTCTGGTTCAGATGGTTGTAGAGGAAAGCTTGGTGTTATGCATGTTACATAATTGAGCAGCCAGAGTTCAGTGTGCCGGTAGGAATGCGCAGTAGACTGTGTCACGAGCTGCATTTGTGCCATTGCAGTCTGGAGCGTGACATAATCCACCCTGTCAATGAGGATCATATGCAGACGACAGGA
This window of the Gambusia affinis linkage group LG15, SWU_Gaff_1.0, whole genome shotgun sequence genome carries:
- the lg15h17orf97 gene encoding protein LIAT1; its protein translation is MADEGKCNKLLPPRVSNLRKNKKRNNATAADSKLRDNPGSLSPISQLAPQDPGQTQLSKFRATGTKPKDNFSRGAGKAKERQKDAKSHLSASHTISNNKVPGHLMKAANQDMASLRWEGALPDPQEEEKRLERYRANRRQRYIAHREALLKEAQYAMRQGEMKTSSK